Sequence from the Corvus moneduloides isolate bCorMon1 chromosome 18, bCorMon1.pri, whole genome shotgun sequence genome:
GGTGTAgagccacagcactgcagccatgTCGATTGGAGTGCCAATCAAGGTCCTGCATGAGGCAGAGGGCCACATTGTGACGTGTGAGACCAATACAGGAGAAGTTTATCGAGGCAAACTAATCGAAGCTGAAGACAACATGAATTGTCAGGTATCTTTTGCTTCACAAGGATGGAGGGAAAGTTAGCTGATCTGGGCCTGGGAAGGCTGAAAATTTGATTAAAAGACTGTTGCTTTTAGTCCTGGGATAAAGaaaactgtgctgctgcttcttacCATGGTGAAGTGTATTCATCATTACAGAGTGCTCCAAAGAGGCCAGAGCTTATTTCCAGTTTCAGAGTAGGATTCGGCATCCCTGTCAGTAAGATTAGGGATTTTAAGATTCTGTCCTGTGAACAGTGTTTTTATGGAGTTCTTTATTTAAGGCCATTAAgtataaagaataaaaaaaccttgATTTAAGAAACGGAAGTTTATTTAATGCACGTTACTTTAGTCATTTCAAGAGGGCCTAATTTTGACTTCAGGCAAGTGATTGTTGAAATCAGAATGCTCTCCTAATAGTACTTGAAGAGCCTTATTAAAACTATCTGCatatgagaaaacaaaaatgatgaCGCTGATAATGCTAATGTGTAAActggagagaaagcaaaagtcTTGGGCAGCAGGCATGGAGTATGTTTAAATGGTTGTGATGCCTTGTGTGACAGCTGAGGCCTTTCTAAGCACTGACTGATTTTTACCTTCCAGATGTCCAACATAACAGTGACATACAGAGATGGACGGGTCGCACAGCTTGAGCAGGTGTACATCAGGGGCAGCAAGATACGGTTTCTCATCTTACCAGATATGTTGAAGAATGCTCCTATGCTAAAGAGCATGAAGAATAAAAACCAGGGTTCTGGAGCTGGGCGAGGGAAAGCAGCTATTCTCAAAGCTCAAGGTATGTACAATTTGTTCATGGTCCCTCCCCCTATTTTTCTGTAGAACTGGAAAACTCATCTCTGTCACTGAGGAGATTAAGCAGTAAGAAGTGAAAAGATTACTGGTTCATACAgtgtttttctgtatgtttcATCTTACGGTGGGAGTCAAGACTCAGATTGTCCCAATTACCTGAATGTGTAATATTGATGCTACAATAATTTAGAGGTAGTGAGTAGTCTTGTTAAATAGAGCCTTTCTTTTAAACTTAAGAGTTCTGTTTTCCAGCAATTGTGGCCGCTCCGCTGTTTGGAGTACTTAGGGAAGGATTCAGGTGTTCTTGTTAAGCTTTTGTAGGAAAACAACTTTATTTATAAAGATGGTACTTAAGCTACTGGAAAGCTGTAATTATTAGCTTTTCTGTAGTTCTCTCTCATTTGTGCCTTTCTCAGGGGCTCAGTCTAGTTATTAGTTAGCTGAGTAACAATGATGTGCCACAAAGCCCCTGATTAACTTCAGTGTGCAGTAACGTTTAAGTGGGGGAGCAACTTACTGAGTAGTGTTGCAACACCTTGCAAGAGTGTGGGTTTCAAATCTCTTGGGTGACACAGATTTGTGTGTCAGAAGGAACATGAGATGTATGAACATGTACTGCAGTTGTTCTGAGGAGACAGTCTGTGGGACCATTAGGTTCTGGTTCTTCTCACAGAAAGCTTCTTGCTCTCACATCACTTTCTGAGCATTTCCTTGCTTCTGAGCAAGAGACCTTGAGTGTTGTTGATGTTTTGCTCGTCAGTTGTTGAGATAAATATGCAGGTATGTCAAATTCATGTAATTcctgatgttttctttcttcagtggCTGCAAGAGGAAGAGGCCGTGGTATGGGCCGTGGCAACATCTTCCAGAAGCGAAGATAATTTTGGTCTTGGCtgaattgctttttttaataggaGTGTTAACTTGACTATGTGTGCATTGGTATcagttttgtttaataaatgtttCTGACAAAAACTTGTGTGCTTTTACCTGACAGGACAATTCTTGGGCAAATACACTGTAGGTTGATTTCAAACTCAAGCCAGCTTTGTCTGGAAAGTAGTGGATTTTGTTATATCTAGGATTGACCGCTTTGTGTGATGCGTT
This genomic interval carries:
- the SNRPD3 gene encoding small nuclear ribonucleoprotein Sm D3 — protein: MSIGVPIKVLHEAEGHIVTCETNTGEVYRGKLIEAEDNMNCQMSNITVTYRDGRVAQLEQVYIRGSKIRFLILPDMLKNAPMLKSMKNKNQGSGAGRGKAAILKAQVAARGRGRGMGRGNIFQKRR